In one window of Estrella lausannensis DNA:
- a CDS encoding MFS transporter, producing the protein MFNKETKYLFLIISIFIAACIETDIFLPAMTDMMIYFSVGEDMIQSLLTWNFVGICISCPLYGPLSDAFGRKRPLLIALGLFLVGSILTTTATGFNMMLFGRVLQGLGSGGCFTLGTAIIFDSFQEEKAILAINRINSIVPFIMAGAPMLGGYLNYTFGFRSNFVAIAIVVMGSLSTSLFLFKETLPENARKPFNMRKVASDFKTLSLSIPFWQAILVVCLTFAGYLAFLSTVSVLYVIELGVSKDSIPAFQAALLGTWLIANLACGRAIAKWGAGTVKKTGTALFTAGGVGLLTAAWAAPKDPYLLTGAMTFYSFGANWINSTYFPEGMSLFPDIKGTAASFLTSARLLIAALVVGLASTLYDGSIYPIALIVFTISAVNFLIICMYESRKNEGLAEA; encoded by the coding sequence TTGTTTAACAAAGAAACCAAATACCTATTTCTCATCATCTCGATTTTCATTGCTGCATGCATTGAAACGGATATATTTCTGCCGGCGATGACCGACATGATGATTTACTTCTCTGTCGGTGAAGATATGATCCAGAGCCTGTTGACCTGGAATTTCGTGGGCATTTGCATCTCATGCCCACTCTACGGACCACTATCCGATGCGTTCGGAAGAAAAAGACCTCTTCTGATAGCTCTCGGACTGTTTTTAGTGGGAAGCATCCTGACGACTACCGCCACCGGATTCAACATGATGTTATTCGGCAGGGTACTGCAAGGGTTGGGAAGCGGTGGATGCTTCACATTGGGAACGGCGATCATTTTCGACTCCTTTCAGGAAGAAAAAGCGATCCTGGCAATTAACCGCATCAACTCGATCGTACCATTCATCATGGCGGGGGCTCCTATGCTTGGAGGATACTTGAATTACACCTTTGGGTTCAGATCCAACTTCGTTGCCATCGCGATCGTTGTAATGGGAAGCTTATCGACATCTCTGTTCCTGTTTAAAGAGACTCTCCCTGAAAATGCACGGAAGCCCTTTAACATGCGGAAGGTGGCCAGCGATTTCAAGACGCTTTCTCTAAGCATTCCCTTTTGGCAGGCAATCCTTGTCGTCTGCCTGACCTTTGCCGGCTACTTAGCGTTTCTCTCCACCGTATCGGTCCTCTATGTCATAGAGCTTGGCGTCAGCAAAGACTCTATCCCCGCCTTTCAGGCGGCGCTGCTTGGCACTTGGCTGATTGCCAACTTAGCGTGCGGCAGAGCCATTGCCAAATGGGGAGCAGGTACGGTTAAAAAGACAGGAACCGCTCTCTTTACAGCGGGAGGAGTCGGACTTTTAACAGCCGCTTGGGCTGCACCGAAAGACCCCTATCTGCTCACGGGAGCAATGACTTTCTACTCCTTCGGAGCTAACTGGATCAATTCGACATATTTCCCTGAGGGCATGTCTCTGTTCCCTGACATCAAAGGGACAGCAGCCAGCTTTCTGACCAGCGCCAGATTGCTGATTGCCGCGCTCGTCGTGGGACTCGCCAGTACGCTCTACGATGGATCCATCTATCCGATCGCCTTGATTGTCTTTACTATTTCGGCAGTCAATTTTTTGATCATCTGCATGTATGAGAGCAGGAAAAACGAGGGGTTGGCTGAGGCGTGA
- a CDS encoding metallophosphoesterase, with protein MSVFAIADLHLSFGVSGKNMDVFGEIWRDHPKKIEEKWTRVIGPDDLVLIPGDISWAKHLTEALPDLVFIDSLPGTKVMIKGNHDYWWSAISKVKEIAPESLHFVQNDSFDFNDISVAGSRLWDTDEYNFDGCIDYHDNKTVRPLMEKNEDPVEREKIFTRELQRLEMSLKALSLSAKHRICMTHYPPVGIDLKDSRASKLLEKYGVEACVFGHVHSMKKGLNPFYGEKNGVRYHFACADFIDFNPIKII; from the coding sequence GTGTCTGTCTTCGCTATCGCGGACCTGCATCTCTCCTTTGGCGTGTCCGGTAAAAATATGGACGTCTTTGGAGAGATCTGGCGCGACCATCCTAAAAAAATTGAAGAAAAGTGGACCCGGGTAATCGGACCTGATGACCTTGTGCTGATACCGGGCGACATTTCGTGGGCTAAACACTTGACAGAGGCCCTTCCGGACCTCGTTTTCATCGATTCACTTCCTGGCACCAAAGTGATGATCAAGGGCAATCACGATTACTGGTGGTCGGCCATCTCCAAAGTGAAGGAGATCGCTCCTGAGAGCCTCCACTTTGTTCAAAATGATTCCTTCGACTTTAACGATATCAGCGTCGCTGGATCGCGCCTTTGGGATACCGACGAGTATAATTTCGATGGCTGTATCGACTACCATGACAACAAAACCGTCAGACCCTTGATGGAAAAGAATGAAGATCCGGTAGAGCGGGAAAAAATCTTTACCCGGGAGTTGCAGCGGCTTGAGATGAGCCTTAAAGCGCTGTCGCTCTCTGCCAAGCACCGCATCTGCATGACTCATTATCCTCCCGTTGGCATTGATCTTAAGGACTCCAGGGCTTCAAAGCTGCTTGAGAAGTATGGTGTTGAAGCGTGTGTTTTTGGGCACGTCCACAGCATGAAGAAGGGGCTTAATCCCTTCTATGGAGAAAAAAACGGCGTCCGTTACCACTTTGCCTGTGCCGATTTCATCGATTTTAACCCGATTAAAATTATTTGA
- the pyrF gene encoding orotidine-5'-phosphate decarboxylase has product MLTLTKPKTKEIPYIKRAMMSANPSARELFLIMEEKKSNLALAIDLQSKQDILKTVKELAPHIAVLKTHIDMVNDFDIHLLLELQDMAKRGRFLIFEDRKFADTGHIVARQYEQGMYKIANWAHLVSAHPIAGPGVVEKLRKAGLDLGRGLLLVSEMGTPGSLEDDLTMKKTVHIAKDYRDFVIGFIGKRRISEEPAFIHFAAGVDIKEAHVHSGLRTLTPKQAIQDLQNDVIVVGRGILEAQDRKKEAELYRTAGWQAYEARLKI; this is encoded by the coding sequence ATGCTGACATTAACAAAGCCGAAGACGAAAGAAATACCCTACATTAAGCGGGCCATGATGAGCGCCAATCCTTCCGCAAGAGAGCTTTTTCTCATCATGGAAGAGAAAAAGAGCAATCTTGCCCTGGCAATAGATTTGCAATCCAAACAAGATATTCTCAAGACCGTCAAAGAACTGGCTCCTCACATCGCCGTTTTGAAGACACACATCGATATGGTGAACGATTTTGATATCCACCTCCTGCTAGAACTTCAGGATATGGCCAAGAGAGGCAGGTTCTTGATATTTGAAGACAGGAAGTTCGCGGACACCGGTCACATTGTGGCAAGGCAGTATGAGCAGGGCATGTATAAGATTGCCAATTGGGCTCATCTCGTGAGTGCTCATCCTATCGCGGGGCCGGGAGTTGTCGAAAAGCTGAGGAAAGCCGGACTGGATTTGGGAAGAGGTCTCTTGCTCGTTTCTGAGATGGGAACACCCGGTTCGCTAGAAGATGACCTGACTATGAAAAAAACTGTACATATCGCTAAAGATTATAGGGATTTTGTTATCGGATTTATCGGAAAAAGGCGGATCAGTGAGGAACCGGCATTTATCCATTTTGCAGCCGGAGTCGATATCAAGGAAGCTCATGTCCACTCAGGCTTGAGGACGTTGACGCCAAAGCAAGCCATTCAGGATTTACAAAACGACGTGATTGTCGTGGGAAGAGGTATCCTTGAGGCCCAGGACAGGAAAAAAGAAGCTGAGCTCTACCGCACCGCCGGTTGGCAAGCTTATGAGGCGAGGCTGAAAATATAG